Proteins found in one candidate division KSB1 bacterium genomic segment:
- a CDS encoding glycosyltransferase, which yields MKIIILGTSYPMRGGIAHYVALLYKALRQRGHEVQIISFKRQYPSIFFPGKTQQDSSKEVEPIPSKPLLDSIGPLSWIRTFLEIRRQQPDLIIFKYWLPFFAPAYASIAFLTRLFTRTRVLYICDNIVPHERKLGDTLLNRLGLAFVDYFIVQSSIVRSDLLRFRPQANFKEVPHPVYEIFKQNYTAEAARQKLGIGLDEHVLLFFGYVRAYKGLSLLVEALPIIREQMPIKLLVAGEFYDDKTKYLRQIEQLGLQNSVQIFDDYIPNEEVGLYFAAANVVVLPYVSATQSGIVQIAYNYNKPVITTDVGGLPEAVAQDVTGLVVPAQDVQALAQAILRFFKEKKEETYTENIKEQKKQFSWERLAVAIEEFLTPALVANE from the coding sequence ATGAAGATCATCATCCTCGGAACATCTTATCCAATGCGGGGTGGGATTGCCCATTACGTCGCCCTGCTCTATAAAGCCCTGCGACAACGGGGCCACGAGGTGCAGATCATCTCGTTCAAACGCCAGTATCCGAGCATTTTTTTCCCTGGCAAAACCCAGCAGGACTCGAGCAAGGAGGTCGAGCCGATCCCGAGTAAACCGCTGTTGGATTCGATCGGCCCGTTGAGCTGGATCAGGACGTTTCTGGAGATCCGTCGCCAGCAGCCTGATCTGATCATTTTCAAATACTGGCTGCCGTTCTTTGCGCCTGCTTATGCCAGTATCGCTTTTTTAACCCGACTGTTCACTCGAACGAGGGTGCTGTACATTTGCGACAACATCGTCCCGCACGAGAGGAAATTGGGAGATACTCTGCTGAATCGATTGGGATTGGCTTTTGTGGATTATTTCATCGTCCAATCGAGCATCGTTCGATCTGATCTGCTGCGCTTCCGACCCCAGGCGAACTTCAAAGAGGTGCCGCATCCCGTTTATGAAATTTTTAAACAGAATTACACCGCAGAAGCCGCCCGACAGAAACTGGGCATCGGCCTGGACGAACATGTGTTGCTATTTTTTGGCTATGTCCGAGCCTACAAGGGCCTGAGCCTTCTGGTTGAAGCGCTGCCAATTATTCGAGAGCAGATGCCAATCAAGCTGCTGGTGGCGGGCGAGTTTTACGACGACAAGACCAAATATCTGCGCCAGATCGAGCAATTGGGGCTGCAGAATTCAGTACAAATTTTCGATGACTATATCCCCAACGAGGAAGTGGGATTGTACTTTGCGGCGGCCAATGTCGTGGTGCTACCCTATGTTTCCGCCACGCAAAGCGGCATCGTGCAGATCGCCTATAATTACAACAAGCCCGTGATCACCACCGATGTGGGGGGCCTGCCCGAAGCTGTGGCGCAGGATGTGACAGGCCTGGTGGTTCCCGCCCAGGATGTCCAGGCGCTGGCTCAGGCCATACTTCGTTTTTTTAAAGAGAAAAAAGAAGAGACCTACACGGAAAATATCAAAGAGCAGAAGAAGCAATTTTCCTGGGAGCGGCTGGCGGTGGCGATTGAGGAATTTCTAACGCCAGCTTTAGTTGCGAACGAATAA
- a CDS encoding CHAT domain-containing protein produces the protein MIPIANTTWPIMKIPVTAWFVIFFIVAGNCLGSIESSVSTQEAALVDSIKLFEAQCFDSIQISIGDYHRGLAYYDEMIERMLMLAQQFPDSNYVALAYDWLERKKNLKLLTLLRSGYWPVSSLDGDPNESLSMALDQLRVSSKVGAMLLNAMKHPIAIEAIMEKCIDDKQAIINFWVTQDRIVAFVMSCDSLSVVQWHCSRRLVENKIDLLMKPFYNSSDPFRLEFSVKTAHDLYKLLFQPLEVRLKNAKSICVIPDEMFFGLPFELLLCSLPAHNSVNERALYQELGSLDYLIRHYATSYNYSTALLALITDSYRSMKTLRHRLLTMSEPLAPNKSGIWASKPLLQVNWRNDYEVEEIKRVSRLLFRHDNLRQQQANKSYFLTAGPNYRWIHLTLPAPLDNSNVFESGIIFSCAPDDSVGISAWLTLEELLQSSFSADLLTMGNSQLLSFSSHGNPGVIALPQVFLLAGVRSVIFRLWPVNCLSTSQYLAKFYWELKYKRQTASQALQEAKIASLKETFTLDNREISRAHPFFWAGFQLVGNPQISPPSPTKLPPMAVIGLVYVVVILVSLVITRKTMPKHRKLIFK, from the coding sequence ATGATACCAATCGCTAATACAACCTGGCCCATCATGAAAATTCCAGTAACAGCCTGGTTTGTAATCTTCTTCATCGTCGCTGGGAATTGTCTCGGATCTATTGAATCGTCTGTCAGCACCCAAGAAGCTGCATTAGTCGATAGTATTAAGCTGTTTGAAGCGCAATGCTTTGATTCGATCCAAATTTCCATCGGGGATTATCACCGTGGATTGGCCTATTACGACGAGATGATCGAGCGCATGCTCATGCTCGCTCAACAATTTCCTGATAGCAATTATGTGGCGTTAGCCTATGATTGGCTCGAACGGAAAAAAAATCTCAAACTGTTGACCCTCCTTAGATCGGGCTATTGGCCAGTCTCTTCGCTCGATGGAGATCCGAACGAATCTCTTTCGATGGCGCTCGATCAGCTTCGGGTATCATCAAAGGTCGGTGCAATGCTATTGAACGCGATGAAACATCCGATCGCCATCGAAGCAATAATGGAAAAATGCATTGATGATAAACAGGCTATAATCAATTTCTGGGTGACCCAAGATCGAATCGTCGCTTTTGTGATGTCTTGCGACTCCTTGTCAGTCGTTCAGTGGCATTGCTCCAGAAGATTGGTAGAGAATAAGATAGACCTGTTAATGAAGCCATTTTATAATAGCTCTGATCCGTTCAGATTAGAATTTTCGGTCAAAACCGCTCATGATTTGTACAAACTATTGTTTCAACCATTAGAAGTTCGTTTGAAAAATGCAAAATCCATCTGCGTGATTCCAGATGAGATGTTCTTTGGATTGCCGTTCGAGCTCTTGCTGTGTAGTCTCCCTGCGCATAATTCGGTGAATGAACGAGCGCTCTATCAAGAATTAGGCAGCTTGGATTATTTGATCCGTCACTATGCCACAAGCTATAATTATTCGACGGCCCTGTTGGCGTTGATCACCGACTCTTATCGGAGCATGAAAACGCTGCGCCATCGTTTGCTCACCATGAGCGAGCCATTGGCCCCAAATAAATCTGGAATATGGGCATCAAAACCCCTTTTGCAGGTCAATTGGCGCAACGATTATGAAGTTGAGGAGATCAAACGCGTCTCTCGGTTGTTGTTTCGGCATGATAATCTGCGGCAGCAACAAGCGAACAAATCGTACTTTCTCACTGCAGGGCCCAATTATCGCTGGATTCATTTGACGCTCCCAGCGCCATTAGACAATTCCAATGTTTTCGAATCTGGAATTATTTTCAGTTGCGCGCCTGACGATTCTGTCGGTATCAGCGCATGGTTGACCTTAGAGGAGCTACTCCAGAGCAGTTTTTCTGCGGATTTGCTGACAATGGGAAATAGCCAATTGCTATCTTTCAGTAGTCATGGGAATCCAGGCGTCATTGCTTTGCCCCAGGTATTTTTGTTGGCTGGCGTTAGATCAGTGATTTTTCGGCTTTGGCCAGTCAACTGTTTGTCAACCAGCCAGTATCTGGCGAAATTTTATTGGGAGTTGAAATACAAGCGGCAGACTGCCAGCCAAGCTCTGCAAGAGGCAAAAATAGCTTCATTGAAAGAGACCTTCACGCTCGACAATCGCGAAATCTCACGTGCTCATCCATTTTTCTGGGCTGGCTTCCAGTTGGTTGGAAATCCGCAAATCAGTCCGCCGTCCCCTACCAAGCTTCCTCCCATGGCCGTGATCGGCCTGGTTTATGTGGTCGTCATTCTGGTCAGCCTGGTGATCACTCGAAAAACCATGCCTAAGCATAGAAAACTAATTTTCAAATGA
- a CDS encoding glycosyltransferase family 2 protein, with amino-acid sequence MDNLKKYQPDKAPTISVVVPLFNEQESLVELYDKIHQVMEQNRFSYEIIFVDDGSTDGSDQTLEQLHQRDDQVHVFQFRKNYGKSAGLACGFEAARGQYVITMDADLQDDPEEIPHLIDKLNEGYDLVSGWKKKRYDPFIKRNTSKIFNKVTGWVSGLKIHDFNCGLKAYRSEVVKDIQVYGQLHRFIPVLAHWKGYRVGELVVRHHPRKYGKTKFGMFRFIAGLLDLFTVVFLNKFRKRPLHLFGSIGLITFLIGMIINLYLAIDKIVAKGILSNRPLLFLGILLVIVGIQFVSIGLLGEMITETQQKKADYSIKRILSKQ; translated from the coding sequence ATGGATAATTTGAAAAAGTATCAGCCAGATAAAGCTCCCACCATTTCTGTTGTTGTTCCGCTGTTCAATGAACAAGAATCATTGGTGGAACTATACGACAAGATTCATCAGGTGATGGAACAAAACCGTTTTAGCTATGAGATTATCTTCGTCGACGATGGATCGACCGATGGATCGGATCAAACATTGGAGCAATTGCATCAGCGGGATGATCAGGTCCATGTCTTCCAATTCCGCAAAAACTACGGCAAATCCGCTGGCCTGGCCTGCGGCTTTGAGGCGGCTCGGGGACAGTACGTCATCACCATGGATGCCGATCTGCAGGATGATCCCGAGGAAATCCCCCATCTGATCGATAAATTGAACGAGGGCTACGATCTGGTCTCGGGCTGGAAGAAAAAGCGCTACGACCCATTTATTAAACGGAATACGTCGAAGATTTTCAACAAAGTCACTGGCTGGGTATCGGGGTTGAAAATCCATGATTTCAATTGCGGCCTAAAGGCTTATCGGAGCGAGGTGGTCAAAGACATCCAGGTCTATGGGCAACTGCATCGATTCATCCCCGTGCTAGCCCATTGGAAGGGCTATCGGGTGGGCGAGCTGGTCGTTCGCCATCATCCCCGAAAATATGGCAAGACCAAATTCGGCATGTTTCGCTTCATCGCTGGCCTGCTCGACCTGTTCACGGTGGTGTTCCTGAATAAATTCCGCAAACGGCCCTTGCATCTGTTTGGCAGTATCGGTCTGATCACCTTCCTCATCGGCATGATCATCAATCTCTACCTGGCGATCGATAAGATCGTGGCCAAAGGGATTTTGAGCAATCGGCCATTGCTGTTTTTGGGCATCCTATTGGTGATCGTGGGTATCCAGTTCGTGTCCATCGGATTGCTGGGAGAGATGATTACCGAGACGCAGCAGAAAAAGGCGGATTATTCGATTAAAAGAATTTTGAGCAAACAGTAA
- a CDS encoding DUF4292 domain-containing protein, whose protein sequence is MKRSLFFLLAMLLILSCAGSKRKPSLTLDGVTIAGLRYRIEQNNLRFRSVRAEVELSIESPQLNFTVPSRLLIKQPDSLLLTIKGPMGIGYGFLFIDQQRFLIYNSLQNLVYYGDPQHNTGQDLIPIDVPMNQLSLMISGLQHLAEKTRDSLAVDRNKYLIVSSLDQMKRKFWIDPEKFVITEFQLADQKDNVLLKIEYQQFEQQGRLLLPRLIRIFQPQQNTRITMLYKIREANCHLDRKDFSFRIPEQARWIEL, encoded by the coding sequence GTGAAACGATCTCTTTTTTTTCTATTAGCGATGCTTTTGATTTTGAGCTGTGCGGGATCGAAGAGAAAGCCATCATTAACACTGGATGGGGTGACGATCGCCGGGCTTCGCTATCGAATCGAACAAAATAACCTGCGATTTCGCTCTGTCCGAGCCGAAGTGGAACTCAGCATTGAGTCGCCGCAACTCAATTTCACCGTCCCCTCCCGGTTGCTGATCAAACAACCCGATTCGCTTTTGCTGACTATTAAGGGCCCAATGGGAATCGGTTATGGTTTTTTATTCATCGACCAGCAGCGATTTCTCATTTACAATTCACTTCAGAATCTGGTTTATTATGGCGATCCACAGCACAATACTGGTCAGGACCTGATACCCATCGATGTACCGATGAATCAATTGTCGCTGATGATATCGGGCTTGCAACATTTGGCTGAGAAAACCCGCGATTCGCTGGCTGTTGATCGGAATAAATATCTCATTGTCTCATCCCTGGACCAGATGAAGCGAAAATTTTGGATAGATCCAGAGAAATTTGTGATCACTGAATTTCAATTGGCGGATCAAAAAGATAATGTGTTGCTGAAAATTGAGTACCAGCAATTTGAGCAACAGGGCCGATTGCTATTGCCTCGGCTCATCCGAATTTTTCAGCCCCAACAGAATACGCGCATCACCATGCTCTATAAAATTCGCGAGGCCAATTGCCATTTAGATAGAAAGGATTTCTCATTTAGAATTCCTGAGCAAGCGCGCTGGATCGAACTTTGA
- a CDS encoding glycosyltransferase family 9 protein, with protein sequence MNTNIMTPIKDLKINQDCRHFKGDVPCLPHKRENVICETCPHYDPIKERILIIKLGAAGDVIRTTPLLRKLKQVYPARHITWLTQSPELVPADWVDQILSFDLKNIVALQASQFDLLINLDKDREACALANQIAARKKQGFGLNQFNRCYPLDQNAEAKFLTGVFDSANKANTKSYPQEIFEICGFEFQGEKYILSNFADRNYQWNISEPKPIVGLNTGCGGRWPSRLWPERNWIELARQLKAQGNGVLILGGPEEHEKNLRIAQQSGATYLGHFPLPQFINLVDQCDLIVTAVTMATHIAIGLGKKIVLFNNIFNKHEFELYGLGEILEPAIKCDCFFARECPHHSMEHIYVPTVLTTCERLLSQL encoded by the coding sequence TTGAACACGAACATCATGACTCCAATTAAGGACCTGAAAATCAACCAGGATTGCCGCCACTTCAAGGGCGATGTACCCTGCCTTCCGCACAAGCGAGAGAACGTCATCTGCGAAACTTGCCCGCACTACGATCCCATTAAAGAACGAATTTTGATCATCAAGCTGGGAGCAGCAGGCGATGTGATTCGCACCACACCATTGCTGCGCAAGCTGAAGCAGGTCTATCCCGCCAGACATATCACCTGGCTCACCCAATCGCCCGAACTGGTGCCAGCGGACTGGGTCGATCAAATTCTGTCGTTCGATTTGAAAAATATCGTCGCCTTGCAAGCCTCCCAGTTCGATCTGCTGATCAATCTCGATAAGGATCGGGAGGCCTGTGCCCTGGCCAATCAAATTGCTGCCCGAAAGAAGCAGGGGTTTGGATTGAACCAATTCAATCGCTGCTATCCATTGGATCAAAATGCTGAGGCCAAATTTCTCACGGGCGTGTTCGATTCGGCCAACAAAGCCAATACCAAAAGCTATCCCCAGGAGATCTTCGAGATCTGCGGGTTTGAATTTCAGGGTGAGAAATATATTCTGAGCAACTTTGCCGATCGCAATTATCAATGGAACATTTCGGAGCCAAAACCGATCGTTGGGCTGAACACGGGCTGCGGCGGTCGCTGGCCCTCCCGATTGTGGCCCGAAAGGAACTGGATCGAACTGGCTCGCCAGTTGAAAGCACAGGGCAACGGCGTGCTGATCCTGGGTGGCCCTGAGGAACATGAGAAAAATCTCCGCATCGCTCAACAGAGCGGCGCCACTTATCTGGGGCATTTCCCGCTGCCGCAGTTCATCAATCTGGTGGACCAATGCGATCTGATCGTCACCGCCGTGACCATGGCCACCCATATCGCCATCGGTCTGGGCAAAAAGATCGTTCTGTTCAATAATATTTTCAATAAGCACGAGTTTGAGCTGTACGGCCTGGGCGAAATCCTCGAGCCTGCCATCAAATGCGATTGCTTTTTCGCCCGTGAATGCCCGCACCACAGCATGGAACATATCTATGTGCCAACGGTTCTAACAACATGTGAGCGTCTCTTGAGCCAATTATGA
- a CDS encoding (deoxy)nucleoside triphosphate pyrophosphohydrolase — protein MGQTTEFKLPHYHVTAGLIHHNGKILITQRQFNDAFGGLWEFPGGKQQPNETLEQCLVREIAEELDLPIRVGQKLMKVSHQYDQLKITLHVFWCTCLHDHPQSRGVAAWRWVEISDLGQFQFTAADLKVIAKLKRLQGKISQLQAD, from the coding sequence ATGGGACAAACAACCGAGTTTAAACTGCCACACTACCATGTTACGGCTGGTTTGATCCATCACAACGGGAAAATCCTAATCACTCAGCGACAGTTTAATGACGCTTTTGGCGGATTATGGGAATTTCCTGGTGGTAAGCAACAGCCAAATGAAACGCTAGAGCAATGCCTGGTTCGAGAGATCGCCGAAGAACTGGATCTCCCTATTCGGGTGGGGCAAAAGCTAATGAAGGTCTCGCACCAGTATGATCAGTTGAAAATCACCTTGCATGTTTTTTGGTGCACTTGCCTGCACGATCATCCCCAAAGCCGTGGCGTCGCAGCATGGCGGTGGGTCGAAATTTCTGATTTGGGCCAATTCCAGTTTACTGCTGCCGATCTAAAAGTGATCGCGAAATTAAAGCGCCTTCAGGGCAAAATATCCCAATTGCAAGCTGATTGA
- the nhaC gene encoding Na+/H+ antiporter NhaC, producing MTVTTKHRSPTLFEAFIPVILLMFFLAFSIIKFGSTPHIPLIGGTAVAGLMAMRLGFRWSEIEEGLINGISLALKACLILMVIGTLIGTWILSGIVPTMIYWGLKVLSPAIFLVTTCLICCLVSLATGSSWSTAGTVGIALIGVGRGLGVPLPMVAGAIISGAYFGDKMSPLSDTTNLAPAMAGTDLFTHVRHMIYTTAPSLTIAMIIYAFLGLRYAGSEIQAENVATILSTLNEHFNLHPLLLIPPCLVIVMVITRMPALPALLAGSILGGVCALIFQKSDVGTVIHVAFSGYESKTGFEMVDSLLTRGGMESMLSTVALIMCALSFGGVMEKSRMLERIAATILKAAKNTGLLVTATITTCLSMNIIAPDQYLSIVVPGRMYKDAFEKRGLHPKNLSRCLEDAGTLSSPLVPWNTCGAFMFATLGIHPFAYLPFAFLNLINPFVSIFYGFTGITMHKIEQTNSHE from the coding sequence ATGACCGTTACAACAAAGCATCGTTCCCCAACTCTCTTCGAAGCTTTTATCCCGGTGATCCTATTGATGTTTTTTTTGGCCTTCTCAATTATCAAATTCGGCTCGACTCCACATATTCCATTGATCGGAGGGACAGCCGTTGCTGGCTTGATGGCGATGCGATTGGGGTTTCGCTGGAGCGAAATTGAGGAAGGACTGATCAATGGCATTTCATTAGCGCTCAAGGCCTGTCTCATTCTGATGGTCATCGGCACGCTCATTGGTACATGGATTTTGAGCGGGATTGTGCCCACGATGATCTATTGGGGATTGAAAGTGCTATCTCCAGCAATTTTTTTGGTCACGACCTGTTTGATCTGCTGCTTGGTCTCACTGGCCACTGGCAGTTCCTGGTCCACTGCTGGGACAGTCGGCATTGCACTGATTGGTGTTGGAAGAGGCTTGGGCGTCCCTTTGCCCATGGTTGCTGGAGCGATTATTTCTGGCGCTTACTTCGGTGATAAAATGTCGCCGTTATCCGATACCACCAACTTAGCACCTGCAATGGCTGGTACCGACTTATTCACTCATGTCCGGCATATGATCTATACTACTGCCCCTAGCCTGACGATTGCCATGATCATTTATGCGTTTCTTGGGCTCCGTTATGCTGGCTCAGAGATTCAAGCTGAAAACGTGGCCACCATCCTATCAACCCTAAATGAACATTTTAATTTGCATCCGCTACTATTAATTCCTCCATGCTTGGTAATCGTCATGGTGATCACCCGGATGCCAGCGTTGCCTGCGCTATTGGCTGGTTCGATTCTGGGTGGGGTTTGTGCGCTGATCTTTCAGAAAAGCGATGTTGGCACTGTCATTCATGTTGCTTTTAGCGGTTATGAATCGAAAACTGGCTTTGAGATGGTCGATTCCCTATTGACTCGTGGGGGAATGGAGAGCATGTTGTCCACTGTGGCGTTGATCATGTGTGCGCTATCCTTCGGCGGCGTGATGGAGAAAAGTCGAATGTTGGAACGAATTGCGGCAACCATCCTGAAAGCGGCTAAGAACACCGGCCTGTTGGTGACGGCAACGATAACCACTTGCCTTAGCATGAATATCATCGCCCCAGACCAATATCTTTCGATTGTCGTGCCAGGCCGGATGTACAAAGATGCGTTTGAGAAGCGCGGCTTGCATCCCAAAAATCTATCCCGTTGCCTGGAAGACGCTGGCACGCTCAGTTCACCGCTCGTCCCATGGAACACATGTGGCGCATTCATGTTTGCTACGTTAGGGATTCATCCGTTCGCTTATCTTCCATTCGCATTCTTGAACCTTATTAATCCGTTCGTATCGATATTTTATGGGTTCACTGGCATCACCATGCATAAAATTGAACAGACCAATTCGCACGAATGA
- a CDS encoding tetratricopeptide repeat protein gives MRNKFLLTLILIGIWFLACAGIQRMQTKKSVEQQYKAVSANPEAVRHFIRGTTSEMIGDFRSALLEFNEALLHDSSSATIYNKVAENYIRLEKYESAEKILRAAIRRFPNQIDSYRALASIYHAQQRFQDAEIVYRKILQLDPSDIETRYALIALYMAQQKDLKVANQYEELLQLGYGNPEMLLRLANIYLENQLFDKSEKKFLEFYQQYPEDERAYLGMAKYYLTRSDTAAAIDWYQRGLNRDASFGTCLEELNEIYAKQKRWEEAIQTIEQTIARDSLRIENYLRLGELHFDRGDTARSIEQFEQIVKRFPNDFRAYFSIGSIYFQSNRMDAAIPWLKKSVELNKEFPRGWILLGFSYLRSQQTEMAETHFREAVDALPDHPDINFFLGSVLNQRHKSDEAVPYLEKSIALKSNYAVDALGTLAMIYDEKKMHQKSDSLYEIALRAKPNDPLLMNNYSYSLSVRGIKLQEALTMAQQAVAVDSTNGAYLDTLGWIYFKMGDYQKALEYISRAVQYRDNSAEVMEHLGDVYEKLNDLENARLYWKRALELDEKRIEVRKKLGIQ, from the coding sequence ATGAGAAATAAGTTCCTTTTAACTTTGATCCTGATAGGGATTTGGTTCCTTGCCTGCGCCGGTATCCAGCGAATGCAAACCAAAAAGTCGGTGGAGCAGCAGTATAAAGCGGTCTCTGCCAATCCGGAAGCCGTGAGACATTTCATTCGCGGGACAACCAGCGAAATGATTGGCGATTTTCGGAGCGCACTGTTAGAATTCAACGAAGCGTTGTTGCACGATTCGTCTTCTGCTACCATCTACAATAAAGTCGCTGAGAATTATATCCGATTGGAAAAATATGAGAGTGCAGAAAAAATATTAAGAGCTGCGATCAGGCGATTCCCCAATCAGATAGACTCGTATCGCGCTTTGGCGAGCATTTATCATGCCCAGCAACGATTTCAAGATGCTGAGATCGTGTATCGAAAGATTCTTCAGTTAGATCCCTCTGACATAGAAACCAGGTATGCCCTAATTGCCTTGTATATGGCTCAACAAAAAGATCTGAAGGTGGCCAACCAATACGAAGAATTGCTGCAATTAGGTTATGGGAATCCTGAGATGCTTTTGAGGCTGGCAAATATTTATCTTGAGAACCAGCTTTTCGATAAATCCGAGAAAAAATTTTTAGAATTTTATCAACAATATCCAGAGGACGAGCGTGCCTATCTTGGGATGGCGAAATATTATCTGACGCGATCCGATACAGCCGCGGCAATCGATTGGTATCAACGTGGCTTGAATCGGGATGCGAGTTTTGGCACTTGCCTGGAGGAGTTGAATGAGATTTACGCGAAGCAGAAACGTTGGGAGGAAGCGATTCAGACCATCGAACAAACAATTGCACGGGATAGCCTGCGCATCGAAAATTACTTGAGATTGGGCGAGCTTCATTTTGATAGGGGGGACACGGCTCGATCGATCGAGCAATTTGAACAAATCGTTAAACGATTTCCGAACGATTTTCGCGCCTACTTCAGTATCGGGTCGATCTATTTCCAATCCAATCGAATGGACGCCGCCATTCCATGGCTGAAAAAATCAGTTGAATTGAACAAGGAGTTCCCACGTGGCTGGATTTTACTCGGATTTAGCTACCTAAGGAGCCAGCAGACTGAGATGGCGGAGACCCATTTTCGTGAAGCTGTCGATGCATTGCCAGACCATCCTGATATTAATTTCTTTTTGGGCTCTGTCCTCAACCAGCGCCATAAATCTGACGAAGCTGTCCCTTATTTGGAAAAAAGCATCGCCCTGAAGTCCAATTATGCTGTCGATGCTTTAGGCACCTTAGCCATGATCTACGATGAGAAAAAAATGCATCAAAAGTCTGATAGCCTCTATGAAATCGCGCTTCGGGCCAAACCCAACGATCCGCTCCTAATGAACAATTATAGCTATAGCCTTTCGGTCCGAGGGATCAAATTGCAAGAAGCATTAACAATGGCCCAACAAGCTGTCGCAGTCGATTCCACAAATGGAGCCTATTTAGATACCTTAGGCTGGATCTACTTTAAAATGGGGGATTACCAGAAAGCGCTAGAATATATTTCTCGTGCTGTTCAATATCGAGATAATTCGGCTGAGGTTATGGAACATCTTGGCGATGTATATGAAAAATTGAACGACCTTGAAAATGCCCGCCTTTACTGGAAAAGAGCGCTTGAACTGGATGAGAAGCGGATTGAGGTGCGAAAAAAATTGGGGATTCAATAA